The Festucalex cinctus isolate MCC-2025b chromosome 6, RoL_Fcin_1.0, whole genome shotgun sequence genomic sequence aaaatattcataaatgacttagttatcacacttagaatgagtgtacattttttgtacaaaataccgtatgtggggtatttttttttcatgcctcaagggctaggtggcgctgcatatataactgaatgttgtcatagagataacttcaggccttgacgataaacatacatgtcaagtttgggattttttggagcatgtaccggggagttatcaagcatatcctttttcattgtgaaacacaaattttgatgccccgccctcatcatatagtatttcgaaaagtcaaaatttttccccctgtcgttggctcaggtcttgacatggtccaggccaagtcttaactcagtcggatgaaacgtgtaggagaagtgggcaaaagtctgccccctgtgaatgtgcaaaaatcgtcaaaaatgggacattcaaaaattcgtagctcacttcctgttcattttagcatatgggtacaagagacgtttttgtaggtcttgggctccctcatacacctaaaaatattcggcgtttttgcttaaacgtacaaccggggctgcttcgttaaaaatttcgagggggcgctattgagtcatttttgtaaaaatagcacaatcaacaataaaatattgctcattttaccaggccagatgtgtgtgccaagtttcaggagtttctgtgcatgtttagaccctcaaaactggcgttgttttcttggcgaacagcgcttagccacgcctacagcaattcgcgaaaactcacaaacttcgtgttgtgacatcatgaaggccgaaaccctcctctgagcaaatatgaggtaggtccagttaacgtgtttggagaaaaacgtagaagaaaattcgtaagaagaaaaattgccactaggtggcgctatcagttagatgaaatgtaagttagtagatgtctttagagctggactctcatcaaatgtgtgaaattttgagaagataggatcatctcggtcaagttaatgcagcttttattttcacgaaaaatcttcagattttgcgtcaccgtagcggccacgccctttgatgaaaagttacaatattcggtgtggggcatgatcaacatcttaaggcttttctgaccaattttcaaatggatcccttcaacaagctcagcacagtagctaaaaacgtaaagtatgacatttattgtaaccactaggtggcgctatatgtataactgaattttgtcatatagatgttttcaggctgtgactattacgttgcctgagaagtttgagattttttggagcttcaacatgggagttattaagcatttgctctttctggacaaatgaaattttaaaggcaatatttgatgctccgcccccgtcgtatagtatttcgaaaaggcaagatgttttgcccagctgttctcttaggtcttgagatgataaatgccaagtttgaagtcaattggatgaaaaatgtttgcaaagggggaaaaagcatgaccacagtgaatgtgccaaaataggccaaaattggacattaaaaaattcatagctcacttcctgtacattttagctacatggtcccaatagacttttttgtgcgtctcggggtgctccacgtgcctgccaattttcgttgctctagctcaaacgtgtcgggcttggtttttatttttctacgctagggggcgctatagagccgcgttgttataacgacttcataatatcaaatttttcgccggacctgaggagtgtgcaaagtttggtgagttttcgtgaatatttaggtacccaaaatcgcgattgtttgcggagaataaagaagaagaagaagaagaataataataataataataataataataataataataataataatttttacaaaaacaatagggacctcgcagcggtcgctgctcgggccctaataataataagaagaattcctacaaaaacaatagggcctcgcagcggcaccgccgccgccgctgctcgggccctaataataataagaattccttcaggaacaatagggacctcgcagcggtcgctgctcgggccctaaaaagaagaagaataataagaattccttgaaaaacaatagggacctcgcagcggtcgctgctcgggccctaactagagctgcgagcagctataaagggccctcgcaacccgggccacgttggggtacttgcacgtcggggtactggcacgttggggtactgtcaaataggacaaggaccatctaaaatgtttttgacaagccttgtgtgtgcaaagtttaatcaaaacgcaaaatatggtgtgcaattcccaaaataaattcaaaatggtggacttccttttaggtttagcatacggctacagaataccttttgtaggtcttaagctaataggtatgcctcccagttttcataaatcttggtcaagtcatctttagttgtgtatcgcttgaatcatacaattggaaatgctccataaaaatgcatagaaggcgctattgagcacaacgttgggttacttgcacgtcagggtactggcacgttggggtactgttacatggaacaaggaccatttaatatgttagttttttccatgccttgtctgtgcaaagtttaatgaaaaaggccaaaaatgatgtataattcccaaaataaaatcaaaatagcggacttcctctttggtttggcaaatggctacataatacttttttgtaggtctagcataatcatacaatcggaaatgcttcataaaaatgtctagagggcgctatttattgcaaattgcacaataaatctctaaaaattcatgttcatgacaagtctgatgtgtttgcaaagtttcatgagttttcatgtgtataaaaaaaaaaaaaaaagcagcacttgacaactgttacatggaacaaggaccatttaaaatgttagttttttccatgccttgtctgtgcaaagtttaatgaaaaaggccaaaaatgatgtataattcccaaaataaaatcaaaatagcggacttcctctttggtttggcaaatggctacataatacttttttgtaggtctagcataatcatacaatcggaaatgcttcataaaaatgtctaggggtgctatttattgcaaattgcacaataaatctctgaaaattcatgttcatgacaagtctgatgtgtttgcaaagtttcatgagttttcatgtgtataaaaaaaaaaaaaagcagcacttgacaaacaatgcattgctatggcaacagcgtgttacaaaataaaaaactttcgattactttgcatcttaaacatcttaagatgaaacacaccaagtttgaagacagtcggataaattttgtaggaggggttcgttaaaatatgacccctgaaaaaggccacaaaaaatggcaacaaatcccatcataaatcaaaatggcagacttcctgtttggtttagcacatggttccaagagacttttttgtacatcatgggctcttatgtatgcctgcaaattatcatagcgctaggtgaaacgtacaaccgggaatgcttcgttaaagaggagttttttagctcaaaatgtgatgcccggcccctgggggacttcctgttaggttaagcacatggcaccaagagacttttttgtacatcctggactgttacatatgtctacaatttttcgtcgctctagctgcttcgtacaactgggaatgcttcattaataagattttttttcctttgcaaaaagtgcatgccacgacaacagcgtgtgacgaaataaaaaactttcaataacttttcattttcaacatcttaagatgaatcacaccaagtttgaagatgattggataaactctgtaggaggagtttgttaaaatatgacccctatgaaatagccaaaaaaaatggcaacacattccaaagtaaatcaaaatggcggacgtcctgttaggtttagcatatggttcaaaaagagttttttgtacctcgagggctgttatatacctctacaaattttggtaactctaggtgaaacgtacagccgggtatgctttgttaaagaggagttttttttagctcaaaatgtgatgcccggcccctgggggacttcctgttgggtttagcacagggcaccaggagactttttttgtacatcttgggctgttacatatgtctacaaattttcgtagctctagctgcttcgtacaactggcaatgcttctttaaggatattttttttcctttgcaaacagtgcatgccatgacaacagcgtgcgacgaaatacaaagctttcaataacttttcatcttcaacatcttaagatgaatcacaccaagtttgaagatgatcggataaacactgtaggaggagttcgttaaaataagactccaatgaaatggccaaaaaaatggcaacacgttccaaaataaatcaaaatggtggacttcctgttaggtttagcatatggttcaaaaagagttttttgtaggtcatagcctgttacatatgtgtaccaattttcgtagctctagattaaacgtacaaccggcaatgcctcgtgaagtaagaatttttaaactctaaatttgatgcgccgccgccgtcatatagtatatcaaaaacttttcatttttcacaatgatgttgtcccaggtgttgagatggtacatcccaagtttgaagtcaatcgggttaaccgtgtaggagaagcgggcaaaagtatgacccctgtaaatgtgcaaaaattggcaaaaattggacatttaaatactcatacctcactttctgtctattttagggtacacacttcaaagaggtttttgttcattgggatgtgctacaggtgccacacaattttcatagccgtcggacaatcgtagcgggacagggatccgtttaacctatgtagggggcgctaaggagccatttttctgttatcatgtatggcgactttaaaatatcaaatttttcgccaggcctgatgtgcgtgtaaagtttggtgagttttcggtcacgtttagtgtctcaaaaatgcgattgtttgcggagaagaataataataagaataactagagctgcgagcagctataaagggccctcgcagcccgggccacgttatggtccttgcacgttggggtacttggacgttagggtactggcacgttggggtactggcatattggaagcaaaatttctttgaaaatggcataataaacgtttacatgtagaatattttttttgccagtgtgtgtcaagctcaacgggttttggtgattgttaagacctgcaaaaatcagcgtcctttttttatttttaggcaatgagttgccctgatttgtattttttgtaaaagtgtatatagacatcatcgctcgttgtactcattgcacaatgttacttttattgtccaaaggggcaatcaaaaatgaataaaacaaaatggaaacgtacatacgtttggatcggtgtgaagccagtgaacaatttgagtggtggaaactaaaagaatattcataaatgacttagtcatcacacttagaatgagtttacattttttgtacaaaataccgtatgtgtttttttgtttttttatataagcctcaagggctaggtggcgctgtatttataactgaatgttgtcatcgagataccttcaggccttgattataagcatacatgtcaagtgtgggattttttttggagcatgtaccgtggagttattaagcatatccttcattcacgatattgcttttaatgtccacagaggctatcaaaaataaataaaaatatatatatgtttggataagtctgatgccagtgaacattttgagtggtggaaactaaaagcatattcataaatgacttagttatcacacttagaatgagtttacattttttgtacaaaataccgtatgtgtttttttttatttttttttatatacattatgcctcaagggctaggtggcgctgtatttataactgaatgttgtcatagagataacttcaggccttgacgataaacatacatgtcaagtttgggattttttggagcatgtaccggggagttatcaagcatatcctttttcattgcgaaacacaaattttgatgccacgccctcatcatatagtatttcgaaaagtcaagattttcccccctgtcgttggctcaggtcttgacattgtccaggtcaagtcttaactcagtcggatgaaacgtggagaagaagtgggcaaaagtatgccccctgtaaatgtgcaaaaatcatcaaaaatgggacattcaaaaattcgtagttcacttcctgttcattttagcatatgggtccaagagacttttatgtaggtcttgggctccctcatacacctaaaatttttcgtagatcttgcttaaacgtacaaccggggctgcttcattaaaattttctagggggcgctattgagtcatttttgtaaaaatagcacaatcaacattaaaatattgctcattttaccaggccagatgtgtgtgcaaagtttcatgtgtttctgtgccggtttaggccctcaaaattggtgttgttttcttggcgaacagcgcttagccacgcccacagcgattcgcgaaaactcacaaacttcgtattgtgacatcatgaagaccgaaaccctcatctgagcaaatatgaggtaggtgcagttaatgtggttggagaaaaacattgaagaaaaatcgtaagaaaaaaatttgccactaggtggcgctatcagtaagatgaaatataagttcgtagatgtcttaagggctggactctcatcaaatgtgtgaaattttgagaagataggatcatctcggtcaagttaatgcagcttttattgtcacgaaaaatctttagactttgcggcaccgtagcggccacgccctttggcgaaaagttacaatattcagtgtggggcatgatcaacatcttaaggcttgtctgaccaattttcaactggatcccttcaaagagcttggcacagtagctaaaaacgtaaagtatgacatttattgtcaccactaggtggcgctatatatataacagaattgtatcatatagatgttttcaggccgtgactattaagttgcatgagaagtttgagattttttggagcttgttcatgggagttattcagcattttgtctttctggacaaattaaattttaaaggcaatatttgatgccccgcccccgtcatatagtattccaaaaagttcagatattttgcccagttgttgtcttgggccttgagatgatacatggcaagtttgaagccaactggctgaaaaatatttgcaaaggcggaaaaagtatgaccacagtgtatgtgccaaaatgggccaaaattggacattcaaaaattcatagctcacttcctgtacattttaggaaatggcttccactgacttttttgtgcgtctcggggtgctacacgtgcctggcaattttcgtagcactaggtcaaacgggccgggattggtttttatttttctacgctagggggcgctatagagtcgcattgttatggcaactacataatatcaaatttttcgccgggcccgaagagactgcaaagtttggtgagttttcgtaaatgtttaggccctcaaaaatgcaatcgtttacggagaagaagaagaagaataattcttacaaaaacaagagggaccttgcagcggtcgctgctcgggccctaataataagaagaattcctacaaaaacaatagggcctcgcagcggcaccgccgccgccgctgctcgggccctaataactagagctgcgagcagctataaagggccctcgcaacccgggccacgttggggtatatgcaagtcgggggacttgcacgttggggtactgttaaatagacaaggaccatggaaaatagaaatgcatttgccgtgccttgtgtgtaaaaaggtgcagtaaaaggccaaaaatgatgcacaattcccaaaataaattcaaaagtgtggactttctgatgtgtgtgcaaagtttcatgaaaagtcgctcgtttgatattcaaaaccagcatctgtttatttgaaaacattgcatggcacagagatggtgtgtgatcaaataaaaagctttttgatgactcttaatgtggtgtcgctgtgcaacacatatgtattcatgacatagtgaagtattgtgacagttttgtagggtccagcaaacagtaaatgtgtgacagttattcaagaaaaaatgtagctttgaagcaggctaaccaatgacatcatctaaaggggaaaaaagcacatgagcaagcataggtataagttgaggagaaaaagagatgaaagaagtgcgagagatggaacaggagaggaatgcagctgtttatgtatagctgttgtaacaggacagattaaataacactttaacctggggttaacagcgccctaggacagataaactctttagtgtaaaagttttctgggacagatgaatcccttggggtcaaagagtttgggttagcacatagtctgtcttaggataatgtaacctccatggatgaattagtcctaggacgctttgacctgcgggctaaaacttcaggggggttaacctgtcctgttatattgtgatcatcgtcttcgtgcatgtcctcagtggcttcttctgtctgtgtggcagcatttgatacatctgtagaacaaaaaagaatgaagaatcatgttagatctgtgaagtttggttgtcttaggtgtagtttacagaacagtcgtgtgcatatttttagcatggtagtgtcttaatacaaatgcatattatgtaatgcactgtatatggatattacagacgtaatatttgacggtgatcttatattcatagtttttgcccgttaataaataatatagctagtaagtaataagacacgcaaaaatggtatagttgaatcctctgggtcaaaaagcaatgttttaggattgtgtgatgaaatgatgaataaaagtaaggatacgacaggtacataaatggttatgtaagtgtaaaatttggcatggtgtgtccagatacatgcaggataagtataaaatattatggtgtgtgattgattttttcttagtaaaaattagtattgtaaaggtcaagtcacagtatgtccaaaatttgttttaaaaaaaatctatggtatagaaacatcataatcaggggcaaagacataaacataataatagtaattaataatgatagaatttaaatacaatcttttccatgaatatgtcagttattttgagaagatacagaaaaaaaagaactttgaagtgtctatcagtggatgaaagagggcaagatcacagcatagctacatgatatcagtcacatttgaaagtaatcaagtgtagtatgtattcacattatatacattgagaaattgcggctcaataatcagtcagtgttttagttaacagtccaatgttaccttcaagatattcctaacagaaaaaaaggaacgtgcattaacaaaaaaatgtaaaaatgtccattgtcaaacatgtcattcattatacacaatgtgtaggatggggatgcttgctgtgttagtgtttgtgtgtcttccatgtcatatagcttaccatcacggacaaatgcatcacatgcatcctttatatccaatgcagtctggagttctttcacaagcttggttttgaagtctatctgtttttcaagtgctcgattgactcgagtcacatggactagttggttcatttgggaatgaagatcaaggctgcgctggtataagtcattgcgactggaagcatgatcaatgcatgcatactgtaatgacaaagcattcaatgaaaatcagtcatgttagattccatgattctaaatagcagaggtaacgtgttggtgcaaaacgttgtggtcgtgttgcatgttactcaatggctgtgtgtgtcaaaacgagtttatttgaaagaatatacaaatatatacacacggacatatatatttatacagtataacagtaccgcatgtattggttttaaggaaagagttgaaaagcagtattcagaaaaaagcataagacgcacaaagtaccatttcactacatgtaataagttgtcaagtagacatgtgaattaagtggttaagatagtggctactgtgcaagtaagcttcaattgtctctaaaaggttagcatatgtgttctacatgatatcaatg encodes the following:
- the LOC144021306 gene encoding uncharacterized protein LOC144021306; protein product: MLVLAYIVDNKELFQQKTFPSTKSYKNMNKSPSKFSFDKDPLIISIRKDCQLFSYACIDHASSRNDLYQRSLDLHSQMNQLVHVTRVNRALEKQIDFKTKLVKELQTALDIKDACDAFVRDDVSNAATQTEEATEDMHEDDDHNITGQVNPPEVLARRSKRPRTNSSMEVTLS